The Spiroplasma endosymbiont of Atherix ibis nucleotide sequence AATTTTGGAGTAGAACCTGATTTTATTAAAGAATCTTTAATACCAGAAGTGCAAATTAAAGAAGAAATAATTAGAGAAAAAATTGTTGATTTTTTATATTCAAATAATGGTTAAAAAATACAATTAATTGTATTTTTTTAGCACTTAGCACTTGCAAGTGCTAAAAATTGTGTTATCATATTTTTGTACCTAAGGAGGAATAATATGAATAAAAAATTACCTATGCTAATAACACGTGGAAGTTATATTTATCCAACATTTGATCAAGTATTAGAAATTGGAAGAGATAAAACAACACTTGCTGTTAAGGAATCTGTAAAAAAATATGAAGGAAAAATTTTGATGGTTTCACAAAAAAAACCATTAGAAGATGAACCAAAAATTGAAGATTTATTCAAATTTGGAATATTAGCAGAAATAAAAATAAAAAAAGAATGAAAAGATGGTACATTAACTGTAAATATAAAATCAATTTCACGTGCTGAAATTAGTGATATTGAATTAAACGATTTTTATATTGCAAATTATAAAGTAAAAGATAGCCTAAAAAGCTCAAATAAAGAAGCATTAGATAAAATTACAAAATATATAAAAGCAATGATAAGTTCGCAAGATGAATTTCCATCAGAAGTTGAAGAAATTATTAATTCTGCTCCAAAAGAAGTAGATCCAAACTTTATTGTTGATAGTGCAGCAAACTTAATGCCTTTTATGCCTATTGAAAAGAAACAAGCAATTCTTGAAGAATTTGACCCAATAAAAAGAATTGAAATAATTAATGACTTTTTAGATGAAAAACGTCAATCAGCTGATATTGAATCATCAATTAGTAAAAAAATTAAATCAAGAGTTGATGAACAGCAAAGAGAATTTTATTTAAGAGAAAAATTAAAAGCAATTAAAGAAGAATTAGGAGATATGGATGGAGAGGGAGATGATTTAGCAAAATATAGAAAACGTCTAGAATCAGAACCATTCCCAGAAAATATTAAAAAAAGAATACTATCAGAAATAGAAAAATGTGAAGGTATGCCAGCAGCTTCATCAGAGGCAAATATTATAAGAACCTATATTGATTGAATGATGCAAACTCCTTGATGACAAAAAACAGAAGAAAAAACAGATTTAAAATTTGCAAAAAATATTTTAGATAAACACCATTATGGTTTAGAAAAAGTTAAAGAAAGAATTATAGAATATTTAGCTGTTAAACAAAATACTAATAAAGTTAAAGGTCAAATAATTACTTTAGTAGGACCTCCAGGAGTTGGTAAAACAAGTTTAGCAAAATCAATAGCTGAATCAATGGGAAGAGAGTTTATAAAAATGGCTCTTGGTGGAGTTAAAGATGAATCAGAAATTAGAGGTCATAGAAAAACTTATATAGGAGCTATGCCAGGTAGAGTAATACAAGGAATGAAAAAAGCAGGAGTTAAAAATCCAGTTTTCTTACTTGATGAAATTGATAAAATGGCAAGTGATTATAGAGGAGATCCAGCTTCAGCAATGTTAGAAGTATTGGATCCAGAACAAAACTCAAAATTCTCAGATCATTATTTAGAAGAAGAATATGATTTAAGTGATGTTGTATTTATTGCAACAGCAAATTATCCAGAAAATATTCCTGAAGCATTATATGATAGAATGGAAATTATTGAGCTTTCAAGTTATACTGAAATTGAAAAAATGAAAATTGCAGAAGAATATTTAATACCAAAAGTATTAGATGATCATGCAGTTTTTAAAGATCAAGTAGTTTTCACAAAAGAATCAATTAATGAAATTATAAAACACTATACTAGAGAAGCTGGTGTAAGACAATTAGAAAGATGAATTGCATCAATTGTTAGAAAATTTGTTGTAAAAATGTTAAATAAAGAAATTGAAACTTTAAAAGTAACTCCAAAAATAGTTAATGAATTATTGAAAAAACGTATTTTTGAACATACTGAAAAAGAAAATGAAGCACAAGTTGGAGTTGTTACAGGACTTGCATATACTCAATTTGGGGGAGACATTTTACCAATAGAGGTAAATCATTTTCCAGGAAAAGGTGGTTTAGTATTAACTGGTAAACTTGGAGATGTTATGAAAGAATCTGCAACTATTGCATATGACTTTGTAAAATCAAATTATAAAGCATTTGCAATACCTAAGGAAGTATTTAATGAAAATGATATACATATTCACGTTCCTGAAGGAGCTGTTCCAAAAGATGGACCAAGTGCTGGAGTAACAATTACTACTGCAATTGTATCTGCACTAACAAATAAACCAGTTCCAAAAGAAATTGGTATGACAGGTGAAATTACACTAAGAGGTTTAGTATTTCCAATTGGTGGATTAAGAGAAAAATCAATTTCAGCTCATAGAAGTGGATTGAAAAAAATCTTGATACCATTTAAAAATACAAAAGATATAGAAGATATTCCTGAAGAAGTTAGAAAAGAATTGGAAGTTGTTCCTGTTCAAAAATATTCAGAAGTATATGAAAATGTATTTGGAATAAAATTAAGTGATTTAGTTAGAGAATTGCCTATAGCAACTTCTTCAAAAGAAGAAACTAAAAAACCTCATTAATAATTTAAAAAACAACTCTTTTTGAGAGTTGTTTTTCTATTATTTGTGATAATATTTCAATATTAAAAAAGGAAAGGAAAAATAAAATGGATCAATCGTTTAGTGCAACAAATATGCCAATTAGTGATGTTAATATTCCAAATCCAAAACCTGATTCTAAGGAATATATACCAGATGATAAAATTTATAAACTTGTTAAAGAAAAGAACAAACTTAGGTTTTCTTGAATTGTATTAATTTATGGATGAAAGTATAAAGCATTATTTTTAAGTGTTGTATTTGTAGTTACTTTTAGTGCTTTTTTGGTAAGTTTAAATACTTTATTTTTAAGTTATGTACTTCAAGCAACAAGACAAGAAAAAGTATATGGTCTTGCTTGATATGGATGAATGGCTATAACAGTATCTGATCTTGTTTTACTTTATATATGCACTTATATTAGAAACTCTTGTTCAATTATGTTAGCTGTAAAAATAGAAGTTGAGTTAAGAAATTTAACAATTAAAAGATTATTAGAACAAGATATAAGTTATTATTCAGATAAAAAAATTGGTAAACTAATGACAAAACTTGTTGGAGATACTAATGTAATTGGAAATGAAATTTCAGGTATGATAGCTTGAGTTATTCAAGCACCACTTGTAATTGCAATGGGAACCTCAACTTTATTTATTTTACATTGACAATTAGCTTTAATAGCAAGTTTGTGTGTTTATTCATTAGCAATTTTAGTTATACTATTTTCATTGCAATATCAGAAAAAAGTTAAAATTGTAAGAGAAGTAATTTCAGATGTTAATGGAGATGTTATTGATAGAATTGGAGCAATTAAATTAGTAAAAGCAACAGGAACTAGAAAATATGAAGAATCTAGATTGAATGGTTTGCATGAACCTTATATAAAAGCTTTTAAACCAATTTCAAGAATTGATGGAACTTTATTAGCTATTTTAATTGCCTCTGATGTTCTTATAAATTTAATAATGATAACAGTAGCAATTTTATTTTTTAATAATTCAGAAATGATGAATGTAACTTTACCAGCATTTATTTCTGCAATGATAGGATTAACTCGTCCATTATGACAAATAGCTGCTATTATTCCAGGTCTTTCAAGAGCATCTGCTTCTTCAAGACAAATATATGAAGTTATTGAAAAAGAACCAATTTTAGATGATAAAGATAAGTCAGTAATTTTATTCGATGAAAATATTTCAAAAATAGAGTTTAGACAAGTTAAATTTAATTATCCTGAAAAGCCAGAAGTAAATATTGTTCCAAAGTTAAATATTACTCTTGAAAAAGGAAAATCTTATGCTTTTGTTGGTGAAACTGGAAGTGGTAAGTCAACTATTTCTAAATTACTTTTGAGATTTTATGATCCAACAGAAGGATGTTTATTAATCAATGATAAAAATATTAAAGATTTTAATTTGAAAAGCTACTTAAGTCATGTGGGCTATGTTGAACAAGAACCTTCAATTATTTTTGGAGATGTTTATGATAATGTAAGATATGGTCATTTTCAAGCAACAGAAGAAGAAGTTCATGAAGCATGTAAAAAAGCTCAAATTGATCAAATAATTAATAGTTGACCTTATGGATATCAAACAATTTTAGGAGAACGTGGGTTACTATTGAGTGGTGGACAAAAACAAAGACTTGTTATTGCAAGAATTTTATTAAGAAATCCTGAGTTATTAATTCTTGATGAAGCTACAAGTGCTTTGGACAATATTGTTGAAAAAGAAATTCAATCTCAATTAAATGAATTAATGAAAGAAAAAACATCAGTTATTATTGCTCATAGATTAAGTACAATTAAAGATGTAGATCAAATATTTGTTTTAGTTTCTGGTAAGGGAATTGTACAACAGGGAACTTATAAAGAATTAATTAAAATGCCAGGTAAATTTAAAGATTTACATGATGCAGGAAATTCATAAAAAACTAATCAAAATGGTTAGTTTTTTTTATGCTATTATTCAATTATAGGAGTTGAAAAAAATGAATAAACCTTTAAGTTTTCTTTTAAGACCAAACTCTTTAAAAGATATAGTTGGACAATCTCATTTAATTAATAATAAATATGGAATGATTTCAAGAATGATAGAGAAAAATTTTCTTACGAATTTAATTTTTTATGGTGCTCCTGGTGTGGGAAAAACATCAATGGCAATATCAATTGCAAATGATTTAAATACTAAATATGAATTTTTTAATTCCTCAAATGATAAGAAAGAAAAACTTAAGAAATTAATTGAATCTTCAAATCATGAAGAACAATTGATATTAATAATTGATGAAATTCATAGAATGAATAGAAATATTCAAGACTATTTACTTGAATATATTGAATCTAAAAAGGTAATTGTTTTTTTAACAACTACTGAAAATCCTTATTTTGTAATAAATCCTGCTATTAGAAGCAGATGTACTATTTTAAAATTAAAAGAAATTAATTCTATGGAAATGAACGAAGGAATTAAAAGAATTTTAAAAAATAATGATATTATTTTGAATATAAAAGAAAGTGCATTTGAAAATCTTTGTGAACTTGCTAATGGAGACTTAAGAGTTGCTTTAAATGCGATTGAAATCTTAACTACTCTTTATTCAAATGAAAAAATAAATAAAGATATTATGTCTTCAATATTTGATCAAGCAGTTACAAAAGGAACTGGAGAGGGAGATGAATATCATGATCTTAAATCTGCTCTTCAAAAATCAATAAGGGGAAGTGACGTAGATGCATCACTTCATTATTGAGCTAGATTAATGCAAATTGGAGATTATGAAGTA carries:
- the lon gene encoding endopeptidase La; this encodes MNKKLPMLITRGSYIYPTFDQVLEIGRDKTTLAVKESVKKYEGKILMVSQKKPLEDEPKIEDLFKFGILAEIKIKKEWKDGTLTVNIKSISRAEISDIELNDFYIANYKVKDSLKSSNKEALDKITKYIKAMISSQDEFPSEVEEIINSAPKEVDPNFIVDSAANLMPFMPIEKKQAILEEFDPIKRIEIINDFLDEKRQSADIESSISKKIKSRVDEQQREFYLREKLKAIKEELGDMDGEGDDLAKYRKRLESEPFPENIKKRILSEIEKCEGMPAASSEANIIRTYIDWMMQTPWWQKTEEKTDLKFAKNILDKHHYGLEKVKERIIEYLAVKQNTNKVKGQIITLVGPPGVGKTSLAKSIAESMGREFIKMALGGVKDESEIRGHRKTYIGAMPGRVIQGMKKAGVKNPVFLLDEIDKMASDYRGDPASAMLEVLDPEQNSKFSDHYLEEEYDLSDVVFIATANYPENIPEALYDRMEIIELSSYTEIEKMKIAEEYLIPKVLDDHAVFKDQVVFTKESINEIIKHYTREAGVRQLERWIASIVRKFVVKMLNKEIETLKVTPKIVNELLKKRIFEHTEKENEAQVGVVTGLAYTQFGGDILPIEVNHFPGKGGLVLTGKLGDVMKESATIAYDFVKSNYKAFAIPKEVFNENDIHIHVPEGAVPKDGPSAGVTITTAIVSALTNKPVPKEIGMTGEITLRGLVFPIGGLREKSISAHRSGLKKILIPFKNTKDIEDIPEEVRKELEVVPVQKYSEVYENVFGIKLSDLVRELPIATSSKEETKKPH
- a CDS encoding ABC transporter ATP-binding protein — its product is MDQSFSATNMPISDVNIPNPKPDSKEYIPDDKIYKLVKEKNKLRFSWIVLIYGWKYKALFLSVVFVVTFSAFLVSLNTLFLSYVLQATRQEKVYGLAWYGWMAITVSDLVLLYICTYIRNSCSIMLAVKIEVELRNLTIKRLLEQDISYYSDKKIGKLMTKLVGDTNVIGNEISGMIAWVIQAPLVIAMGTSTLFILHWQLALIASLCVYSLAILVILFSLQYQKKVKIVREVISDVNGDVIDRIGAIKLVKATGTRKYEESRLNGLHEPYIKAFKPISRIDGTLLAILIASDVLINLIMITVAILFFNNSEMMNVTLPAFISAMIGLTRPLWQIAAIIPGLSRASASSRQIYEVIEKEPILDDKDKSVILFDENISKIEFRQVKFNYPEKPEVNIVPKLNITLEKGKSYAFVGETGSGKSTISKLLLRFYDPTEGCLLINDKNIKDFNLKSYLSHVGYVEQEPSIIFGDVYDNVRYGHFQATEEEVHEACKKAQIDQIINSWPYGYQTILGERGLLLSGGQKQRLVIARILLRNPELLILDEATSALDNIVEKEIQSQLNELMKEKTSVIIAHRLSTIKDVDQIFVLVSGKGIVQQGTYKELIKMPGKFKDLHDAGNS
- a CDS encoding replication-associated recombination protein A, which encodes MNKPLSFLLRPNSLKDIVGQSHLINNKYGMISRMIEKNFLTNLIFYGAPGVGKTSMAISIANDLNTKYEFFNSSNDKKEKLKKLIESSNHEEQLILIIDEIHRMNRNIQDYLLEYIESKKVIVFLTTTENPYFVINPAIRSRCTILKLKEINSMEMNEGIKRILKNNDIILNIKESAFENLCELANGDLRVALNAIEILTTLYSNEKINKDIMSSIFDQAVTKGTGEGDEYHDLKSALQKSIRGSDVDASLHYWARLMQIGDYEVLMRRMIIMAYEDIGLANPTIPLRVFQACQIFRQVGMPEGRIILGLAIIEMALSEKSNSSYMALEKALEDVQKGLAPPIPMYLRDNHYKNAHKLGSGIGYKYPHNYENDWLKQQYLPDQIKDIKYFNFKPHSIYEKKLMDIYTRFTNKNKLK